Genomic DNA from Urocitellus parryii isolate mUroPar1 chromosome 5, mUroPar1.hap1, whole genome shotgun sequence:
cagaagggttgcaccaattttcagttccaacaatAATGCATGATTGttccctttttcccacatcctcacaatcatttgttgttacttatattggtgataattgccattctttcTGGAGTGTGATGGAatctctgtagttttcatttgcatttttctaattgatagagatgttaaacatgtttttatatatttgttgatcattcacatttcttcttttgagaagtgtctgcttagttcttttgcccatttgttaattgggttatttgtttttgtttgtttttatttttttcttttctagttttgtcttgtttatttggtgttaagctttttgagtttttttttttttttttaacatatcctAGGAATTAATACTGTATGtgaggtgcaggtagcaaagatgTTCTCTCactctataggctctctcttcatgttcttgattctttcctttgctataaaagttttttagtttgatgccaacccatgtattgattctttatttattgtgctttagGACTCTTGTCAAAGAAGTCAGTTCCTATGCCAAAATATTGAACTGGTGGGCCTACACTTTCCTCTAGTATGTGCAGTGTTTCTGTTCTgattcctgggtccttgatccacttagagatgatttttgtgcagagtgagagatgggagttaattttcattctatttcttatggatttccagtttccccagatatttgttgaagaggctatcttttctcattGTGTGGTTTTGGTGATTTTGTCTGGTATAACTATATTACACATTCCTAATTTAAATTATAACATCATTTGATTTTCAGTGTAAAAACACTCTTTCATGTGTTCATCTTTGTTCATGTCCCATGATCTCTTAACTTTCTTCACCCTTTGTAAGTGTGCTTGTCTTATTAGGACCATCTACATATCTTCATTTTATCATCATGTTTATCTTCTTCATTGTCATGATCACATTTCAAagataaatgaatgcatgaacaAAACTGATCTGAGTTTTTGACACACAAAGCTTATCATCACCTCTCTCTGTCCATTCTCTAATTTTACGAATTATGGACAATAGCAGAATAATCCTCTAATTGTTTACCATAGTACTTCattaagttttaatttatgtttaatttcaTAAAGCTCAGTTTAAGCTAAATTTTTAGCACACTATGAAACACTATTTATGATAATGAGGTATGTATAGGATGGCTTTTGATAAATTATGTCTTGTAATTTTCTCTCAATCATGTGAGTTTGTATAGATTAGCATTTTTAATCTTGAAACTATTAACATTGCcaacatgataaatatttttttctatgagtatctttaaacaaataatatgtgaaaaaatggcTATCCACATGATCAGTAACTCATACCATATATAAAACTCAAATAAGTCATAGCTatgaaaataaaggtataaaatttcCAGATAAACACAAAACTGACAGTAGATGTTATCTTGAGCTAAATTGAAACATgaagcataaagaaaataattgataaatataaataatcaatgTTATGCTTTTCAAAACACATTATTTGTGAATGGACATACAAGCtacaacatataaaatatatgtgaaaattgCATATCTGGAAAAGAACTTGTATCTGCAATACACAAAGAATCCCAAATGATAATAAgggtgataaaaataaaatgggcataTATTTAAGCACTCATTTTATCAAAGGAATTATTCAATGGCAGGAAAGCATAAAAAGAATGATCAGCATCATTAATCTCTATAGAATTGAAATTATAATTACAGTGAGATACAACTATATACACTTTGGAATGATTTGTCAAAACAactgttggtaagaatgtggaATCACTGAAAACCTCACACACTGCTGatggaatataaaattatattaccaTTTCAGAAAATAGTTTGTCACTTTCTTAAATAACCAAACATTTACCTCCCATATAACCAAGCCATTATAATCCTGAATATTtactctggaaaaataaaagtataacttgataaagcttttaaaaatgtattgacaaagggctggggatgtggcttaacgggtaatgtgctcgcctggcattctgggttctgtcctcagcaccacataaaaaaataaaataaaatacagatgttgtgtccaccaaaaactgaaaataaatattcaaaaattctctctctctctctctctctctctctctctctactctctctctctgtctctctaaaaAAATGTATTGACAAAAACTGAACCATCATGTGGAAAGAaaactgcatataaatatatgacttttGCCCATACAATCTATCCACTTTTCTAAAATCGTActattaacaaaaaaatatataatattgtttcACATCAGGACAATGTCAATTACTagatacaatgatttttttctcaaaaaacaaagtcATCTTCTCAGTCATGGTCccttttgtacaaaaaaaaaaaaaaagtggggctgggtctgtggctcagtggtagaatgctcccctggcacacgtgaggcactgggtttgagactgagcaacacataaaaaataaaataagggtattgtgtctacctacaactaaaaaaaatgcatttaaaaaaaactgtattcaATAAATCTACCCTGGGGGTATAACACACAGACTCTTCTCAGGTAGCAGACTGTAGGTCTGAATATTCAATATTTCAGCCAGATTTCAGCcagaaaacatatatatgttttttgtACAGATACTTTATTCATTAACTTGGCCTTTAACTTGCCTTCAGGAAGTTAATAAAACCACATAATTTTTTCAACCCacattctttatttgtttataaggtCAATACTTCTACCTCTTTGATGACAACCTTTAGAATCTGAAAAGTTATGCCCTGTATTTTGGATTCTTAAACAACTCTGGAGTAACAGGAAGTTCCTATTtagtattaatatttataaagttttatttattagtaaaatctgattaacattattatttttgaataattctGAGAATCTTCTCAGACTGTTAAATTTTGAGTACCATCCACCGACTCCTGgggttttattttcaatttcttctgaAAGATTCATCTTTGGTTACTTTGATTTCATAGAAAACAAGATTATTATGAAGAGCATTTCAAAATAACACTGATTTGgcccatttcattcatttataagtGTAAATTATTGAAATTAGTGTCACTACAGAGAATATTGCAGATGTCTATCTAGAGTTTATGAACCATAGAGCACAGATAAGAAGCATTTGACTGAGTGCAAAGACAACATGGTCCTAATGTCATAGGAAGGCCAGGAATATCACAGAAGGAAGTGGGTCCCTTGTTTCCTGTGTCCAGACCGTCAAGATTAGTGATGGCCTGAACTTTCTCTCTCACATGGCTGCATACGTCCAAGATTTATTGAAAGCAAACGTATATGCAGTGTAGACACTGAATGGCCCATCTGTAGACAGAGAATAGCCCCATATTCCCTGGAAGTCCTGTCCACATACACATTTAATTCCTGGTTTTGTCAGACTGAACAAAGAATAACCATAGTGGTATGTTTCTAGGTCCCTTTTTAAGTGCTCAGATTGCATGGGCATATTTACTAATTGGTTTATGTTTCAACGCCTGAATTTCATCTGGAAAGGGAGACAGTCCTTGTTCTGCCCTTGTGGTTGGTAATCCTACCTTGTTATCAGGGCTAAGATATTTTGTTCTATAGAAAGAACTGACTGAACATACTGTCTGCTTGAGAAAGCTGATTTTATCTCCCTCTGTGACTATGTCCTTGTGACCTCCCATTATTCCTGCTTATCCCTATTTATCCTATCCATCACTGACTATGCCTTACTGGACTAGAGAGCATCTTTAACTGAAATGTAAATTGCTTATGGTTAGAGAAGTGTATCTTCTGTAGTTAAGGAATAAGCAGaagaaaatttgtttaaaaaacaaaaacactcctAACCCTTTAACTACTTCGAATTCTCTATCATGTGTTTTAGCATCCAAATATATATCTTGTACTATGACATTTTATCTTATGAATCTAAGTCTACTGTCAATGAAACTATCAACATTCAATTCCAGGAGCATGCCTATTTTTTCTAGTATTATATAAGTTCTTAGATAGCTGTTTGATGAGgttatgaataaaagaatgaacatAGTTTTGTTCCCAGGATTTGTGATTTGATGACTGAGAAGAATTTGTCCCAGAAGAGCTTGGAGTTGAGATATTGTTCTACAAGGAACACATATAGTTCTTAAAATCTAGACCTGTTTTAGCTTGGAAAAATTAAATTGCTTTAATAGTAATATATATCCTTAtgatttttgctctttttttctgattcttcccTGCATCAGAAACCATCTACTAAGCCCTCTAAACTAACACTCACTAACATTAAAGCCATTTGAAATAGCATGAGTAGATTTCATGGATGTAAGCACTCATAATGGACAGAAACTTCAAACAGTCCTTATAATTGGTTTAAATTGAACAAGAAGATGAAAAATGCATCTCATTCCTTCCAGCCTGTCCTCAACACTGACATCATTCTTTGAATAGAGTCAGCAATAAAAGCAATGATTTGCACTCTCTAATACCATGGCTTTGGTTTTATAGAATCTCCATTGAATTATATATTGCTGAGTCAACATCACACATGAATTTTCTAGCTGTTCTCTAAGAGCAGAGGACCAACTGGGAGGCCCTTTCCCAGGGTTTCCTTCTCACTATGGTAAGTTAAAACCAGGAGAGGACTTTGTGAAAAACTTGCAAAGTTTATTGTTCCCCAGAGGTGTTTGTAGTCAGGCAGCTGAGCCAATGTGACATCCAGGGTATCTTCTCACTAAGTGTTTGGGAATTACCTACTGTACTGCTAAGGCTTTCGGTAAACACTGTCTCAGAAATTACTGAAATGCATTGCCATTTCCCATTCACACCTGCCTCACCTTCTTTGCAGACCTCCATCCTGAAATCTTAAGTATTAGTTTGCTCAACATCCTGTCATCAATACTCATACTTGGGCTTTTGGCTCCCTCAGGTCTTCAAAACCAAGTTGAGTCTTGGAGTctgtttaattataaaaacaagttATCAAGTTTATTTTCAGGTGAAGTGGGCCCATGGAGAGAGCAACAAAACATGGAATATGTTCCTTTACagttacttcttcttttccttgagaGACAATTTCTTAATCTTCTCTGCCTGGATCATGGGAATTGGAGAGTGGaattatcaaaaaataagaagtccattcttattaatttcattttgacagattttatttcaatatgtAAGGATAGAAATTTTCAGGGATTGGCATTTCAATTTACTCACTTTTCACACTAATCAAGGAAATGAATTACTTTTGTAGAGAGATTCCTCAGACAATGAACACCAAACTATTGGTTCAAgtgaggaaaaactggaaatttcaAAAGAACAGGAGACATGTTGCTGAGTCACATCAGCATAAGGAAGAAGATATGAATGCATCCAATAGCATGGGTGAACTTTGTTATATTGAACAAAAGAAGTCAGATATGAAATTCAAACCAtagtttcatttatatgaaatttcagaACAGGTCCTAATCTACAGGGACTAAAAATCATCAGTGTATCGTTTCTTTCAATGGTTGATGGAGGTGATTCTATACACATGctttaaatatgtgaatatttttccAAACCAAGATATAAATGAATTGTAGGTTGAATTTCTCTCATGAAATAGAGAGAAATTCACCTATAGTGTTCAGAAACTGTAAAGTTAGAAGCAAAGCCTggagttcagttttttttttttttttttttttttttttttttacctcaaatGACAACTATTCATGTTTATGTTTAACTTATTCTTAATTATTACAATTCCACAGGAGAAAAGTCTTCAGTAGAATATCCATTCCTTTCATATGTTATAGCTCTCATCACAACatccttacatttttattttccttatccatcTTTCAATGTTCAACATAAATACTGATTCTTCTTGGAAGTTTACCTTGAACTTTAAAATTACTTAGATTTTCTACTACTTTTCTATCACAACAGTGGTTACATTACATAATAAATGATCATGTTTTGTGTCTCTGACAGTTTTAGCAATGCAAAATACTTAAGAGCAGATGCAATGCTTAGCAATTAacacatttatcaaaatattgaACTAAGTATGTCTAGCAAGGTTCActtgcaaaaattttcaatgtaCAAAACTATCCTTTAAGAGAATAGACATTTCCAGGTCAGATTGAAGAAGACAATCTATtcatagaaattaggaaaattcacTCAGAAAGAAGAACAGAGAAGTGTAGATAGACACATAAAACCTAATAAGATATAAATATTCAAGGGCTGAAATATTACACATACAAACTAATGTAATAAATAATCATATTGAATTTTCTTATTCAAGTTCCAACAGCATATTATTTATGTCTAATCACTGACTTGttcttttgaaaagaacaaaTCCTTTGGAGCATATGCTTGAGAGCTTCTTTCACCTGCTGGTTCCTCAGAGTGTAAATGAAAGGGTTGAGTAAAGGGGCAACAGAGGTATTTAGCACAGCTACATCTTTAATTAAAGTCACCCTTTCCTTTGCTGATGGCTTCATATACATAAAGATACAACTTCCATAAGTAATAGAGACAACTACCATGTGTGAGGAGCAGGTGGAAAAGGCCTTCCTTCGTTGTTGACCAGAAGGGAATTTGAGAATAGTTATGATGATGAATGTGTAGGAGAGGATCACTAATAACAATGTGATGTCAAGTGTCATCACAGCTAAGACAAAAGCCATCAATTCTATGAAACGTGTATCAGTGCAAGAGATCTGCAGGACAGAAGATTCACACAGGAAGTGATCAATCACTTTGGAATCACAGAAATCCAGCTTGAGTAGCAAAAGCAAAGGGGGAAAGATGATTAAGAATCCAGCTGCCCAGGAGCTGAGCACCAATAAGTAGCACACTCTGCTGTTCATAATGACTCGGTAATGCAGAGGTTTACAGATGGCaacatagcggtcataggacatggcagccaggagatAAAACTCTGTAGCCcctactaggaaaaaaaagaataactgagTTGTACAACCATTGTAGGAAATTGTTTTGTCTCCACTGAGAATGCTTATCAAGAACCGTGGAATGCAGACTGTTGTGAACAAAatttccatgaaagaaaaatttcgGAGGAAGAAATACATTGGAGTCTTGAGGCGGGGATCCAGCAGGGtgaggatgatgatgattaaGTTCCCCATCAGGCTCaagatataattgaaaaatagaaagaggaaaaTCACAATTTGTAGCACAGGGTCATCTGTGAGTCCAAGCAAAATGAACTCTATCTCCACTGATtgattcttcatttctcttttgttctatctaattgacataaaataaaattaatattacaagaagttatttcttccttttcatctatataaagtttcattttcagaaacttaccaattcacaaatatttatcaaatcatCTGAGAGTTCATCACAATGAACATATCCTTCACTTCAGTCATCCATCATCTTTGTAAGAACACTGAGAGATCCTTCTATGACCAATCTTTCAAAGGCTTTACTACAAGAGGCTATTATGATAAGATAtgcaaatatttgattatttttttgaaCCAattattgaattcaggggcactgagccCTGTTCCCAAcccctttctgtattttatttagaaacagggtctcatcgagttgcttagggtctcactaagttactgaggctggttttgaactccagatcctcttgtctcagcctcaaATCCCCTAGAAATACAagcacacaccaccatgcctagattgatatttttaaattttttaaatttctgaatttagctaatatttcaaacaaattttCATTCAAATGATACAATTGTGATAggaaatagtgttttttttcctgtagccATAATAACTAAAATTTGAAGATACATATACCAGTATAGGATttctaaggaagaaaatatatatgaggGTCTAAAGAGTATCCAGCAGGGTGAGTGTGGAAATGATCAGATCAAAATAGTGATTAGCATATAACTGAGAAGCaggaaaacaaataatgcaaCTTTCAAATGTGGGTCATCATTTGAACCCACTATGGTAAACACGGCCACTACTGTATGGTTTCCCATTACCATTTTCTGACTTTTATCAAGTCTGAATGGTGGGGGTTAGGGAAGAAGCTCTATCTATTAAATAACAGCAATAGCTAGTGCTTAAGTTACAATAAGCAAAATTATGTTTCAGGTAGAGTAATGCAATGCTCATTCATAATGCACAGGTAATTTGctggtaagaaaaataatttgaatttccaGAATACTTtgacagaaaattaaaactttatatattttagcaatattatgATTCTATAAATGTAATGAGTGTTGGTTATTTATATGAATACTTAGAAGACCCATAAATCTTGGAGAATGCACCTTTTTGATTAATACACAAGAGTTGAGATGGCATATCAGTTCTTGATTAGTTTGTAAAGTAGAACCATATACACAGCAATCTATATTTGCCATTTAACATACACAGAGAAACAAATCTAGTCTATACAAGTAACCAGAGTGTGGCCATCTCTGCTGTATGAAAGTTTAATATGCCTGAATATTAAATGACTTTTACGGCTAATTATACCACTGGTCCTCAACTATTTCCAAACAACCAAGGTACAATCTATTTGCTTTTCTTGTGACAGTTTCTATCTCCTCGTCTCTGATAACATCTATTCCAGATGCCACACACTTCCCAAAACATTTTCGTTACGAATAATTTGGTaatgctgttatatataacaaaaaatgtttttcttctagtTATAGCTTGAAACTTGATAAGATCCAATAATGTGAAATGTGCAGTAATGATTTTCAGaagcacagaaatataaaaatgtgtttgggATGTGCTATGAGAAGGGAAGTATAAtgtgaggagaaagaaagagtcaTAGTaacctaaagaaaaaattatattttttaaaagttagggGATTAGCTTAAGAAAAAATTGAatgattaaaatacaaatatatatatatatatatatatatatatatatatatatatatatatatatgtaataagggaataaaatttaaaacagaatatgCTTCTTTCTAATAACATACCACTTTGTTGATTCCACAAAGTGTAGACTACAATCATGAGTATACTTTAAGTCAGCATAAtttagaaggagaagaaaagttaGTGATAAATTTTAAACTTACACTGGGTGGTTAGACTGTAGTTCAGACAAATTTTGGATAGCATGTAGAGCCTTCCCAACATAATGAGATTCATATGTCAGGCAAACAAGCTACTAAGTCTATGCCTATAATCTGGTGCCCACTGAGAACTATGTATAAAACAATTACTTTCTTAATGCTCTGCATGTGTTATGTGGGACAAATgagattaaatattaaataatgtgcTCAGGTTTACATTTGGAGTAAAGGGTCAGATTAATAGAGGTTATTCTCAGAAGTCCTGGTTTTAAAACTGCACAGGTTTCTAAAAGCTTTTATGCaagctttttgttttaaagttttaactAGAAGCTGAATTATAGTACAATACTTCTAAAAAGAATTAGTGATACCCCTatgtaaaaattcttttttaggtGTTTTATGATCATCACAAAATATTTAAACCTATTTTAAGTGGTTACTAAGTAAAATCTTGTGTTTTGTATTGAGGATATTAACATAATTACTTTCAACCTAAAATGTATAACTTATCTttaagacagcagaatacatataaaaatagacataaaagaACCAATGGTGAACCAAAAAATAGAGGTCTTACCAGTGTTCTGTACAGAAATTTAAAGAAGTAGATATTTGAGTATTTGGATCTTTAGATGGGCCTTAGAAGGAGATAAAAAGATGAGACAAGATATGCTAGACAGATGAAGCAGGATAAGCCAAAGAAAATCAATGGCTCCAACATAGTTTGGTTGAAAATAGTATTTAGAGTTCCCCTGTTTAATCGTCTTTAATAAAAGTATAAACCAGTGGAAAGAGCAGTGGCCCATGTCCAGAGTTCTTTACCACattaaaatgaatgtaaattGTATATTGTAAATTTATCTCATAAACACAAAACATCCCAAAGGCAACACtaatataaatgtttaattatataGTAAACTACAATTTTCTCATATCAACTGGTTAATTTTTCCTTATCCAACAATCACACATACCATATATCTGTACAATGCATATTTTGTGGGAAAATAATATAACATCATATGAACATGGGCCAATAAGTACAATTATATGCAGTTTTGTTGAAATagtaaatataacataaaaattgaaacttaaaatgctagtcatttttaaatcattatgttATCAATTACCTTTCACCCATATCTACAAGCTGAAGTACAGATAATAGTTAAAACACTAACCTTTAATAGTTTAACACAGATTTGTATCTGCTTCTTTGGGCCAAACTTCTGCACTTCCATACTTAATTCATCATCCTGGTGAGCAGAAAGCAATGAGGATTCATTTTTCTCCCTAAGTACTTAATTCTACATAAACAtgactgatttaaatattattttagaaatattaattttgactAATTTATTATGTTCTTAGAAAATTTATCAAACTaacttctttctaaaatttactataacctgttggggtttaagtgtgcagagtttagctccctcagcctgacactttgcaagaagctgtggctgtgatttaggtcagctgaaggcatgcctcgctaggaggaggaaaggtccttttccccttatcacaagacacaagcttctgcatggtttggcctagaggaagaagcttcctgcatactggacctgggaacagtacattcggggattagataatgtctacaaagaattttgggagggtacttatcaaaaggaacaggaacaacttgaatttagctctgtgtacccgctgaggcatgatatttgggctatgtggacgaagtgttactgaagaattgcttgctttgttagaaaagattataaaagaaacatgcaaataaacctcagcatgcagttgcaattgctgccttggctctgcatcccctgtgtcccggtgatttcgcgacccttacccagggacccgaacgcactagacgttcacaataACCCACTTATCTGAAGTATTATACCACTTGCTAAATGTGATGTGCTATACAATATGACAATTAATTATCACTTGATACTGTGAAGGATTTATGTCTTCTGTTttacaggaaaatatttaataagaacaaAGAATTCTCAGGATAACTGACATCCCAGAATATCATTTCCTGAGGGATGGCCAAATTGTTttctacaaacacacacaaacatacacacacacacacttttatatgTTCTAACTATGCTTTCAATTAATTCTGTATATGTTGCTATTATACTAGTTGATTGCCTACCACATATCTAGTCCCATTTACATAGTTAGGAGTTTAGAAGTAGacagaaagaataatatttttaggtTATGAGAAGTgagaaaataagatataaaaatatagccTCTTATAGACTAATTAAGCTCAGGATAAATAAGTTATATGACAGATACcatgtttccttttgttttattcactaaACAAGAATATCCTTTCAAACACATACATCAACACATGGAGATATTTCAAATTTGTTAATAGATGCATAGTCCTTCTTTGTAAGGATGTGTCACAGTTGATTTAATTCCTCTCATATTTGGCTAATAGATTGTTTACAATTTTGACAAGTAGAGAGCACAAATGAAAATTGTGCATACATATTTTcataagtttttaataaaatttaaattacataatctaatataaattattaaaattgggaTTTCTGAATCAAAAGAAAACCCCATTCACTGTCAGTTAGCAATGTTAAATCATTTTCTACACAAAGTATTTTAATTCCCATTAATATTGTATTATTAGGGTTCTTGTTTTACATTAATCTTAACAACAGAGTAAATTTATATAGTTACAAAATGTTAGCTATCCTATGTCTTAGACATGGTAGTTGAGAAtcattttactttgcatttctctaattatatgTTGGATTGAATATCATTTCACAAATCAAACTGCCCTTTCCTATATAATCATGAGTTGTCTATGTATGTCTTTAGCTAATTTTCTCtatcaagtttttattttcttacaccTTTTAAGAGTTGTTTATAAATCATTAATATCATCTTTTTGCCTTTGCTGTGTGATATATATTTCCTCCTATTTGACCATGACTTGATTTTTTTATGAGTTTGTGTCTATGTAGATGTAGggggaaaatatctttatttttttgtatcttcaaatgtgtcaattatttttattgtacttgTATTTGATTATAACAGCTAGAAATCTTTTTCTTAcatcaaatatgtaaaataatccaTCATATTGactgttttctttattgtatagctttttgtttaatataattccattcatttttgttgttgttattgttgttttgttttgttttgcttttatgtcTGTGGTTTTGGGGTCTTATCCAATAATCTTTGCCCATTCCAAGGACTTAAAAATGCTCTCTCTATTTTCTTCTGGTAGTTTCCTAATTTCAGGTTTCACATTTAACTATTTTCTTCTCATAGAGTTAGTTTTTGGAACTAGTGAGAGATgagatctagtttcattcctTAGCATTTGTATGTTGAAATTCACCAGCACTGTTTAtggaaaagactatcttttctccaatgcttgTTGTTAACATCTTTGTCTTAAGTCAGTGGCTATAGGTCTGTGGGTTGCTTCTAGGCTTTCTATTCTGCTCCACTAGTCCATGTATCTGTTTTTATCTCAATACCATGCTCTTTTGATTACTAtaatttttcagtatattttgaAGGCAGGAAGTGTAATGCCTCCTGCTATATTCTTTATGCTCTCGAATGTTTTGGTTATTCAGGtgttgtaaagaaaataaaaaagagacacaTATGCAAGAttcagaggcagaaaaaaaggcagaatgGCAGAATGGACAAACtaccagctttatttatattaatatgttaCATTAAGTCACTGGCATTGGTAGTACACTATTGTTCATTGTTTTATTAGGCAGGTTatagagttagcaacattatgcagcttattcctcagttacctactatagttgcaatgtgcaatgttaggagctttgtttagctctcaagaaagtctatagtttaaagttactgttatgtgggcAGGTTCAGGTACAGTGGAGCTTggtgaaatatttttgttgtctAACAAGATAGTTTCAGAGCTATGCacctgagatcaaggtcaaggctgataagaCTAGTACAGAGCATGCAGGTATTGCTGCAGCAGCTAGGCATTCCAtgtctttgcacagaagttttcatagcagccaggcattctgttCTTCACACAGAAGCTTCCTAACCACCAAGCATGCCACGGTCATGAAGGTATCAGAGACCTCAACACAGAACCCTTACATTTAGGGTCTTCTGTGGTTTTATATGAGTTTTAGGATTTTTTCCTGGTTCTGTGAAGCATGCCACTAGTATTTTGATAGAGCTTGCATTGAGTGTGTAGACCACTTTGTGTAATTTAGACACCTTAACTTTTGATACTTCTAATTGAAAAACATGGAATGTCTTCTTATGTTTTGCAgctttcatcttttatttccttctttaatactttttttcattGTAAGATTATTCctgc
This window encodes:
- the LOC113178079 gene encoding olfactory receptor 6C6-like codes for the protein MKNQSVEIEFILLGLTDDPVLQIVIFLFLFFNYILSLMGNLIIIILTLLDPRLKTPMYFFLRNFSFMEILFTTVCIPRFLISILSGDKTISYNGCTTQLFFFFLVGATEFYLLAAMSYDRYVAICKPLHYRVIMNSRVCYLLVLSSWAAGFLIIFPPLLLLLKLDFCDSKVIDHFLCESSVLQISCTDTRFIELMAFVLAVMTLDITLLLVILSYTFIIITILKFPSGQQRRKAFSTCSSHMVVVSITYGSCIFMYMKPSAKERVTLIKDVAVLNTSVAPLLNPFIYTLRNQQVKEALKHMLQRICSFQKNKSVIRHK